The proteins below come from a single Candidatus Flexicrinis affinis genomic window:
- a CDS encoding HAMP domain-containing protein, with the protein MSVLRSLHAKLLISFLILTIVPLVATAIYGNFFTQRALSQQLLERSQNQVHLQSQAIVSALQQVQGDALYLANMRSLDTLRVTSEPDGELAALGEVEQDFLIYASVRPMYLSIMLINVEGTEIASVRQTGDGRVRITAAEGRANHAGTPYFTAAMDLPRDGVYIEPFVVENVPYVRYAVSITGGVLVIDLSARWLLRSLPIQPGTDQWAVIDQNGDFIVYPEDFDPATIAADVPRMLGGNGGSFETAGSVVVYDTVYPSRLVSDSGQAQSWVILRRTPTEVLYASINDFYQIALILMLGAALLAISLALLISYLLVKPIKQLELMAIKFGHDGEAPRLPDNVPNDEVGGLMRTFTAMAGELDRKRKDERRLIERLINAQEEERKLVAYDLHDGLLQQLVGARFYLGNCQEQFAVEMPDLSGSIQRGCDALTGAIIEGRRIIEGLRPAALDDLGLSAAIEDIAYSTAELAGWDLKLDLHPLPVEPELTIGVTLYRIAQEALNNARKHAGAKHVTVTMHNGDAIHLSISDDGTGFDPNAFKVNDSDDGSTRGLGITTMRERASLINGRCDIYSEPGSGTRVNVEVPLTMDAPARRGDVIENLTMDVWNKAGQS; encoded by the coding sequence ATGTCTGTTTTGAGAAGCCTTCACGCCAAGCTGTTGATTTCCTTCTTGATCCTCACCATCGTCCCGCTGGTGGCGACGGCGATCTATGGGAATTTCTTTACGCAGCGCGCGCTGTCGCAGCAGCTGCTCGAACGCTCCCAGAACCAAGTCCACTTGCAGTCGCAAGCGATCGTGAGTGCGCTGCAGCAGGTACAGGGCGACGCGCTTTATCTGGCCAACATGCGCAGCCTAGACACGCTGCGCGTCACATCGGAACCGGATGGCGAACTGGCAGCGCTCGGCGAAGTGGAGCAGGACTTCCTGATCTACGCTTCGGTGCGCCCGATGTACCTCAGCATCATGTTGATAAACGTCGAAGGCACGGAGATCGCGTCCGTGCGTCAAACCGGTGATGGACGGGTGCGTATCACGGCAGCGGAAGGCCGCGCCAATCATGCCGGCACGCCTTACTTCACCGCCGCGATGGATCTCCCGCGCGACGGCGTGTACATCGAGCCGTTCGTCGTCGAGAACGTGCCATACGTACGCTACGCCGTGAGTATCACGGGCGGCGTGCTGGTGATCGACCTCAGCGCACGGTGGCTGCTGCGGTCGCTGCCCATTCAGCCGGGCACCGACCAGTGGGCGGTTATCGACCAGAACGGCGACTTCATTGTATATCCCGAGGACTTCGACCCGGCGACGATCGCCGCGGACGTCCCGCGCATGCTGGGCGGCAACGGCGGCAGCTTCGAGACGGCCGGAAGCGTCGTGGTATACGATACCGTCTATCCTTCGCGGCTGGTGTCCGACAGTGGACAAGCGCAGTCGTGGGTGATCCTCAGGCGCACGCCGACCGAAGTCTTGTACGCCTCGATCAACGATTTCTATCAGATCGCGCTGATCCTCATGCTTGGGGCGGCGCTGCTGGCGATATCGCTTGCGCTGCTCATCAGTTACCTGCTCGTGAAGCCGATCAAGCAGCTTGAGCTGATGGCGATCAAGTTCGGCCACGACGGCGAGGCACCGCGGCTTCCCGATAACGTCCCCAATGACGAAGTGGGCGGCCTGATGCGCACCTTCACCGCGATGGCCGGCGAACTCGATCGCAAGCGCAAGGACGAGCGTCGCTTGATCGAACGGCTGATCAACGCGCAAGAAGAGGAGCGCAAGCTGGTCGCATACGACCTGCACGACGGGCTGCTTCAGCAGTTGGTCGGCGCGCGCTTCTACTTGGGCAACTGTCAAGAGCAGTTCGCGGTCGAGATGCCGGATCTGAGCGGCAGCATTCAGCGCGGCTGCGACGCCCTGACCGGCGCGATCATCGAGGGAAGGCGCATCATCGAAGGGCTGCGGCCCGCCGCGCTGGACGACCTCGGGCTGTCGGCAGCGATTGAGGACATCGCATATTCGACGGCCGAGCTGGCCGGGTGGGACCTGAAACTCGACTTGCATCCGCTGCCGGTTGAGCCCGAATTGACGATCGGCGTCACCCTCTATCGCATTGCGCAAGAGGCGCTTAACAATGCACGCAAGCATGCCGGCGCCAAGCACGTCACCGTGACGATGCACAACGGCGACGCCATCCACCTCTCGATTTCGGACGACGGGACCGGGTTCGATCCCAATGCGTTCAAGGTCAACGACTCGGATGACGGCAGCACGCGCGGGCTGGGGATTACGACCATGCGCGAGCGCGCCAGCCTTATCAATGGGCGGTGCGACATCTACAGCGAACCCGGAAGCGGCACGCGAGTCAATGTCGAAGTGCCGCTGACGATGGATGCCCCGGCGCGCAGGGGCGATGTGATTGAAAACTTGACGATGGATGTATGGAATAAGGCGGGCCAGTCATGA
- a CDS encoding cytochrome c maturation protein CcmE, producing the protein MTDIGWTKTAEAPAPRRAINGERLKYMIGGVALLAAIVVLMVSGTLSGMRYFITVDDLLADDALVGQSVRITGAVIGESINYNPETLDLSFTVAHVPAENDDLGMALHLAVNNADAQRLVIVMENEVKPDLLVHEAQAILTGTLGADGKFYADSLLLKCPSRFSEMVPETENSSADAAHGGDA; encoded by the coding sequence ATGACCGATATCGGATGGACCAAGACCGCTGAAGCTCCCGCACCGCGCCGCGCTATCAACGGAGAGCGCCTGAAGTACATGATTGGCGGCGTTGCGCTGTTGGCGGCAATCGTCGTCTTAATGGTGAGCGGCACGCTCTCCGGTATGCGGTACTTCATTACCGTCGACGACCTGCTGGCGGACGACGCGCTGGTCGGCCAGTCGGTGCGCATCACCGGTGCGGTCATCGGCGAGAGCATCAATTACAATCCAGAGACGCTCGACCTGAGCTTCACTGTTGCGCACGTGCCGGCAGAGAACGACGACCTCGGCATGGCGCTGCACCTCGCTGTCAACAATGCCGACGCCCAACGGCTCGTGATCGTCATGGAGAACGAAGTCAAGCCTGACCTGCTGGTTCACGAGGCACAGGCGATCCTCACTGGCACGCTGGGCGCGGATGGCAAGTTCTACGCCGACTCCCTGCTCTTGAAATGCCCGAGCCGCTTCAGCGAGATGGTTCCGGAGACCGAGAATTCGTCCGCCGATGCAGCGCACGGGGGCGATGCTTAA
- a CDS encoding cytochrome c, with translation MYSFQHVAPKRATLRVWVLAVLVLWAAVGCSGLGGEPEVVSTLRPAPSLAAPATPIADPMAAGAQIFAARCATCHGPQGRGDGDLVASGQIDNIPDMTDPTRRPGVTLEDYYEIITNGRIENLMPPWRDALSEDERRAVAQYAYSLIDLVALEPASTPEVTAVASTDTSTDSQPEATETGTDSASEAPSSVGFGTVEGTINVGTAGAALPEGLETRLFVFSMAGEEVLANTAVAEGGRYRFEDVPIDPQYVYMTSTTYNEVTFVSDMQTGGDAVPETGLLDMPLTIYDVTSDPADLAIDLLLHQAAPREDGTLEVLLVTQIENLSDKVYRQATFVQPNRYGVVPIQLPAGAVPIGLDSQRYIWDQASSTVIDTLPVVPGTDHIIHVSYVMPFDEGGTTLTFNVDYPMTNQPELMLVPGQFRVESEQFQSQGTLQFSGGTFEDYVGNPLNAGDLLIFTLYPSDPAATPPSPQLVLGVVLTVVGIATTALAGILIIQQRRSGPRGSESLVAQIAQLDLLYRDGQIAEDVYESRRKKLKDQLAEVLRKEKRGKS, from the coding sequence ATGTACAGTTTTCAGCATGTCGCGCCGAAGCGTGCGACGCTTCGGGTATGGGTTCTGGCTGTCTTGGTTCTGTGGGCGGCCGTAGGCTGCAGCGGTTTGGGTGGCGAGCCCGAGGTCGTCTCGACTCTGCGCCCAGCCCCATCGCTCGCCGCACCGGCGACACCGATCGCCGACCCGATGGCCGCCGGCGCGCAGATCTTTGCCGCGCGCTGCGCAACTTGCCACGGGCCGCAAGGTCGCGGTGACGGTGATCTGGTCGCCAGCGGGCAGATCGACAACATTCCCGACATGACCGATCCGACCCGGCGCCCCGGCGTGACGCTTGAGGACTACTACGAGATCATCACCAATGGGCGGATCGAGAACCTGATGCCGCCGTGGCGCGACGCGCTCAGCGAGGACGAGCGGCGCGCGGTCGCCCAGTACGCGTACAGCTTAATCGACCTCGTCGCGCTCGAGCCAGCCTCGACGCCGGAGGTCACGGCGGTGGCAAGCACTGACACGTCTACCGATTCACAACCCGAAGCGACCGAAACCGGCACCGACAGTGCATCCGAAGCGCCGAGCTCGGTCGGGTTCGGGACAGTCGAAGGCACGATCAACGTGGGTACAGCAGGCGCTGCGCTTCCCGAAGGCCTAGAGACTCGCCTGTTCGTGTTCTCAATGGCCGGCGAGGAAGTGCTCGCCAATACCGCTGTCGCGGAAGGCGGACGCTACCGGTTTGAGGACGTACCGATCGACCCGCAGTATGTCTACATGACCAGCACGACGTACAACGAGGTGACGTTCGTCAGCGACATGCAGACCGGCGGCGACGCAGTGCCCGAGACGGGCCTACTCGATATGCCGCTGACCATCTACGACGTCACCAGCGACCCGGCCGATCTTGCAATCGACCTGCTGCTGCATCAGGCAGCCCCGCGCGAAGACGGCACGCTGGAAGTGCTGCTCGTCACGCAGATCGAAAACCTGTCCGACAAGGTTTACCGGCAGGCAACGTTCGTCCAGCCCAACCGCTACGGCGTAGTCCCAATCCAACTCCCTGCAGGCGCGGTGCCAATCGGGCTCGACTCTCAGCGGTACATCTGGGATCAGGCCAGCAGCACGGTCATCGACACGCTGCCTGTCGTCCCGGGCACGGACCACATCATCCACGTTTCGTACGTGATGCCGTTCGACGAAGGCGGCACGACGTTGACGTTCAATGTCGACTACCCGATGACGAACCAACCGGAACTGATGCTGGTGCCGGGCCAGTTCCGTGTCGAGAGCGAACAGTTCCAATCACAGGGGACGTTGCAGTTCTCAGGCGGCACGTTCGAGGACTACGTTGGCAATCCGCTCAACGCGGGCGACCTATTGATCTTCACGCTGTACCCGTCCGATCCCGCCGCCACGCCGCCCAGCCCACAGTTGGTCCTCGGCGTCGTACTCACGGTGGTCGGCATTGCAACGACCGCGCTGGCAGGCATCCTGATCATCCAACAGCGGCGCAGCGGCCCTCGTGGCTCCGAGTCGCTGGTGGCCCAGATCGCACAGCTCGACCTGCTCTACCGCGACGGACAGATCGCCGAAGACGTGTACGAGAGCCGGCGCAAGAAGCTCAAGGACCAACTGGCCGAAGTCCTCCGCAAAGAAAAGCGCGGGAAG
- a CDS encoding cytochrome c-type biogenesis protein CcmH, whose product MRRRTAARAMLVLALLIVAVVAVGSAAAQDTPVVTDNDVNAIAKTLYCPVCENIPLDTCPTAACEDWRYEIRLMLEDGFTSDEIKADFVRRFGDRVVGTPYDPVLRALSFLIPVLAAVGVVALVVYLTVRARRTPSRHRLDAVAPAAQHDGLSLQERLRAEIERDIAR is encoded by the coding sequence ATGCGCAGACGGACTGCCGCGCGAGCGATGCTCGTGCTCGCCCTTTTGATCGTCGCCGTCGTGGCGGTCGGGTCGGCCGCTGCGCAGGACACGCCGGTCGTGACTGACAACGACGTCAACGCGATCGCCAAGACGCTGTACTGCCCGGTGTGCGAGAATATCCCGCTCGACACCTGCCCAACTGCAGCGTGCGAGGATTGGCGTTACGAAATCCGGCTGATGCTGGAAGACGGCTTCACATCCGACGAAATCAAGGCGGACTTCGTGCGCCGCTTCGGTGACCGCGTGGTCGGCACGCCATACGATCCGGTGCTGCGCGCGCTGTCGTTCCTGATCCCCGTCTTGGCTGCGGTCGGCGTTGTGGCGCTGGTGGTCTATTTGACAGTGCGCGCGCGCCGTACTCCGTCCCGGCACCGCCTCGACGCGGTGGCGCCAGCGGCGCAGCACGACGGCCTGAGCCTTCAGGAACGCCTGCGCGCCGAGATCGAACGCGATATTGCGAGGTAG
- a CDS encoding TlpA family protein disulfide reductase gives MTDTLDQLLSPQPEAKSARKGLSTGTIFMLVGFVVFGVVIALALFRQSAPQPTEGAAPDFEFETFDGAKYRLSDFRGKVVVLNFWASWCAPCRDEAPELQSAWEYYRPGEQVVFLGVAYADNGVRSMEYLDEFQIDYLNAPDLGTRVSDLYGIRGVPETFVIDQDGNVAQFIFAGVTEAQLREIIDPLLGERS, from the coding sequence ATGACTGACACCCTCGATCAACTGCTGAGTCCGCAGCCCGAGGCGAAATCTGCCCGTAAAGGGCTGAGTACCGGCACGATCTTCATGCTGGTTGGCTTCGTGGTGTTCGGCGTAGTGATCGCACTGGCGCTTTTCCGCCAGTCCGCGCCGCAGCCCACCGAAGGCGCCGCGCCCGATTTCGAATTCGAGACGTTCGACGGCGCCAAATACCGTCTGTCGGATTTCCGCGGCAAAGTCGTCGTGCTCAACTTCTGGGCAAGCTGGTGCGCTCCGTGCCGCGACGAAGCCCCCGAGCTTCAGTCGGCATGGGAGTACTACCGGCCCGGCGAGCAGGTCGTGTTTCTCGGCGTCGCGTATGCCGACAACGGCGTGCGCTCGATGGAGTACCTCGACGAGTTTCAGATCGACTACTTGAATGCGCCTGATCTCGGCACCCGCGTTTCCGATCTGTACGGTATTCGCGGTGTGCCCGAAACGTTCGTGATCGATCAGGATGGCAACGTCGCACAGTTTATCTTTGCAGGGGTGACCGAGGCGCAGCTTCGGGAAATCATCGATCCTCTGCTCGGGGAGCGCAGTTAA
- a CDS encoding response regulator transcription factor has translation MTQNVAEKAIRVAIVDDHGIVRQGLRALLNRPGIEVVGEADSGTAAIELAESITPDVMLLDIRMKDGDGLHSLPHIKQVSPQTSVIILTTYANPSYLARAISGGAAGYLSKETNPDQIVRAVRAAAVGEELIDRSLLQAALAQAAQSDEPHGGQKSATGEDLIDIEPLSERELDVLRLMVQGLANGAIADALGISLPTVKTHVQHILQKLHVSDRTQAALLAVRLNLVSQ, from the coding sequence ATGACCCAAAACGTCGCCGAAAAGGCTATTCGAGTCGCAATCGTCGATGATCACGGAATCGTCCGTCAGGGTCTGCGCGCCCTATTGAACAGGCCGGGGATCGAGGTAGTCGGAGAGGCAGATAGCGGTACCGCCGCGATCGAGTTGGCTGAGTCCATCACGCCGGACGTCATGCTCCTCGATATCCGCATGAAGGACGGTGACGGACTGCACAGCCTACCGCATATTAAGCAGGTATCGCCGCAGACGAGCGTCATCATCCTGACGACTTACGCGAACCCGTCGTACTTGGCACGGGCGATCAGCGGCGGCGCGGCGGGCTACCTGTCCAAGGAAACCAATCCGGACCAGATCGTGCGCGCGGTGCGCGCGGCGGCTGTGGGCGAGGAATTGATTGACCGGTCGCTGTTGCAGGCCGCGCTGGCGCAGGCCGCCCAGAGCGACGAGCCGCACGGCGGGCAGAAATCCGCCACGGGCGAGGATTTGATCGACATCGAACCGCTGTCCGAGCGTGAACTGGACGTGCTGCGGTTGATGGTGCAGGGGTTGGCAAACGGCGCGATCGCCGATGCGCTCGGCATCAGCCTGCCAACGGTGAAGACCCACGTGCAGCACATCCTGCAGAAGCTGCACGTATCCGACCGCACGCAGGCTGCGCTGCTGGCGGTTCGGCTGAATCTCGTATCGCAGTAG
- a CDS encoding heme lyase CcmF/NrfE family subunit, giving the protein MLAEVGFIAAWLAFFVAVYSVFAALLGYQRHSTGLILSARNATYVIFGALTVALGTLMIALLSQDYQISYVWSVSNPSMPTFYRVTALWGSQAGSLLFWCWLLAAFSAASVTLNWRSNYRLIPHVIVFQSTITAFFLLLNLVIENPFNRFWLDGAEVVQSALIPAGLVAPSEFNLAQSARGLNPLLRHVGMAIHPPMLYLGFIGFLVPCAFAFAALVTGDLSNNWIRATRRWTLIAWVFLALGLILGGRWAYDVLGWGGYWGWDPVENAAFLPWLVGTAFLHSIMIQEKRGLFKTWNMFLIIATFSAVIFGTFATRSGLVESVHSFARSDIGFPMLMIWFTVTLTLGGLIVWRRRRGELRDDHTFSGIFSREGLFLLNNFVFLALFVVIFWGSFGAPISSELFFNTNITLGLEYFNGVTPWLFLALFVLMGIAPLSAWGASALARLGRGLVVPVILTVATLPIFILQGHTNAWSIVGYFFVLLAGWVAIYETYRALRARARQRGENPITGYLSLLQRNPRRYGGYLIHFGIVVIGVGVIGSTAYQQETQATLRVGESTTISDYTLVYDRFEGGQVAQDGRIMDIAVVSVWRNDQLQATLRPRRDFFPNQQDMNSMTIAGAHSTLENDFYVLLLSWDEISQNSATFKIYINPLINLVWWGGLILIVGTLAAMYPNAAPSRVESRVSAPDRRAFGGGRA; this is encoded by the coding sequence ATGCTTGCAGAAGTCGGGTTCATCGCGGCGTGGCTTGCGTTTTTCGTCGCGGTTTACAGCGTATTCGCTGCGCTGCTCGGCTACCAACGACACAGCACCGGCCTGATCCTTAGTGCGCGTAACGCGACTTATGTGATCTTCGGTGCGCTGACCGTTGCGCTCGGCACGCTGATGATCGCCCTGCTCTCGCAGGATTATCAGATCTCGTACGTCTGGTCGGTCAGCAACCCCAGCATGCCGACGTTCTATCGCGTCACCGCGCTGTGGGGCTCGCAGGCCGGATCGCTGTTGTTCTGGTGCTGGTTGTTAGCGGCGTTCAGCGCGGCCTCGGTCACGTTGAATTGGCGCTCCAACTACCGCCTGATCCCGCATGTCATCGTCTTTCAGTCCACGATCACGGCGTTCTTCCTGCTGCTCAATCTAGTCATCGAAAACCCGTTCAACCGCTTCTGGTTGGACGGTGCGGAGGTTGTTCAGTCGGCGCTGATTCCGGCGGGGCTCGTCGCCCCGTCCGAATTCAACCTCGCGCAGTCGGCGCGCGGGCTCAATCCGCTGCTTCGGCACGTCGGCATGGCGATCCACCCGCCGATGCTGTACCTCGGCTTCATCGGGTTCCTCGTGCCCTGTGCGTTCGCGTTTGCCGCGCTGGTGACCGGCGACCTGAGCAACAACTGGATCCGCGCGACGCGCCGTTGGACGTTGATCGCGTGGGTGTTCCTCGCGCTGGGCCTCATTCTCGGCGGGCGCTGGGCGTATGACGTGTTGGGCTGGGGCGGTTACTGGGGCTGGGATCCGGTCGAGAACGCGGCATTCCTGCCGTGGCTGGTAGGCACCGCGTTCCTGCACAGCATCATGATTCAAGAGAAGCGCGGGCTGTTCAAGACGTGGAACATGTTCCTCATCATCGCCACATTCTCGGCGGTGATCTTCGGCACGTTCGCCACCCGCAGCGGTCTGGTCGAAAGCGTGCACAGCTTCGCCCGCAGCGACATCGGCTTCCCGATGTTGATGATCTGGTTCACCGTCACGCTGACGCTGGGCGGGTTGATCGTGTGGCGGCGCCGGCGAGGCGAACTGCGCGACGATCACACGTTCAGCGGCATCTTCAGCCGTGAAGGGCTGTTCCTGCTCAACAACTTCGTGTTCCTCGCGCTGTTCGTGGTGATCTTCTGGGGCAGCTTCGGCGCGCCAATCTCGTCCGAGCTGTTCTTCAACACCAACATCACGTTGGGCCTCGAGTACTTCAACGGCGTGACACCGTGGTTGTTCCTCGCGCTGTTCGTCCTGATGGGTATCGCGCCGCTGTCGGCGTGGGGCGCGAGCGCGCTCGCACGGCTTGGCCGCGGGCTGGTCGTTCCGGTCATCCTGACCGTGGCGACCCTGCCGATCTTCATCCTTCAAGGCCACACCAATGCGTGGTCCATCGTCGGCTATTTCTTCGTGCTGCTGGCCGGGTGGGTCGCAATCTATGAGACCTACCGTGCCCTGCGCGCGCGTGCGCGCCAGCGCGGCGAGAACCCGATCACGGGTTATCTCTCGCTGCTCCAGCGCAATCCGCGCCGCTACGGCGGCTACCTGATCCACTTCGGGATTGTAGTGATCGGCGTCGGCGTCATCGGAAGCACTGCCTATCAGCAGGAGACGCAGGCCACGCTGCGCGTGGGCGAATCGACGACGATCAGCGATTACACGCTGGTGTATGACCGGTTCGAGGGCGGGCAGGTAGCCCAAGACGGCCGCATCATGGACATCGCCGTCGTCAGCGTGTGGCGTAACGATCAGCTTCAGGCGACCCTTCGCCCGCGCCGCGACTTCTTCCCCAACCAGCAGGATATGAACAGCATGACCATCGCCGGCGCGCACAGTACGTTGGAGAACGATTTCTACGTGCTGCTGCTGAGCTGGGACGAGATCAGCCAGAACAGCGCGACGTTCAAGATTTACATCAACCCGCTTATCAACCTCGTGTGGTGGGGTGGCTTGATCCTGATCGTCGGCACGCTCGCGGCGATGTACCCGAACGCCGCACCGTCCCGGGTCGAGAGCCGCGTCAGCGCGCCCGACAGACGGGCATTTGGAGGAGGACGCGCCTGA
- a CDS encoding ammonia-forming cytochrome c nitrite reductase subunit c552, with translation MMIPKKLRCSSLLTVGVVLCACGLGLILLGETAAPVSAQDEEPYYVDADYLGADECSACHRNEVRAHTETFHALTLAEPGRRGEGVLADFEAGAEVRTMQFPEEDAPRAFELDDVAFILGAGRSKQAYVYEEDRRDYRVLPAQWNVAAGEWEPLELAASWDDPAYDFETACAACHTTGFDAEDLDWEDIGVTCESCHGPGGEHEEVARDEGRNPDEEGLARIAAVIASGADSQACGQCHSRATGPDGQPYAAGYRPGMTLSDMFTQAEFAGETDVHWWESGHGRQINMQYTEWALSAHAGTTDDGSEVAGCTACHDPHSEEGRPANLIADSDALCVTCHTSSAGGRPSKEMYEGAPVVDTVLPLIGVHFAVEDGPTCTSCHMPQIPVEGGTRTSHLFEPVLAFGVEGLPDACSDCHGTQAEPALIEQLINDVQDSTRERLDAARALVTPTTPEWIVEALDFVENDGSLGMHNYAYADALLDAVYEALGLYDTDTAAVTPASGAGQ, from the coding sequence ATGATGATTCCGAAAAAACTTCGCTGCAGTTCACTGCTTACGGTAGGCGTGGTGCTGTGTGCCTGCGGGTTGGGCCTGATTTTGCTGGGCGAGACGGCCGCACCGGTTTCGGCACAGGACGAAGAACCGTACTACGTCGACGCCGACTACCTCGGCGCGGACGAGTGCTCGGCATGCCATCGCAACGAGGTGCGTGCCCACACTGAAACGTTCCATGCGCTGACACTGGCCGAGCCGGGGCGCCGCGGTGAGGGCGTGCTGGCCGACTTCGAGGCCGGCGCCGAGGTGCGCACCATGCAGTTCCCCGAGGAAGACGCCCCGCGCGCCTTCGAACTTGATGACGTCGCGTTCATCCTCGGCGCCGGGCGCAGTAAGCAGGCCTATGTTTACGAAGAAGATCGCCGTGACTATCGCGTGCTGCCAGCCCAGTGGAACGTCGCCGCAGGCGAGTGGGAACCGCTTGAACTGGCCGCTTCATGGGATGACCCGGCGTACGACTTCGAGACGGCCTGCGCCGCCTGCCACACCACGGGCTTCGACGCTGAAGATCTGGACTGGGAGGACATCGGCGTGACCTGCGAGTCCTGCCACGGCCCCGGCGGCGAACACGAAGAGGTTGCGCGCGACGAAGGCCGCAATCCAGATGAAGAAGGTCTGGCGCGGATCGCTGCGGTCATCGCTTCTGGCGCAGACTCGCAGGCCTGCGGGCAATGCCACAGCCGCGCGACTGGACCCGACGGGCAACCCTATGCCGCCGGCTACAGACCCGGTATGACGCTGTCCGACATGTTTACGCAGGCCGAGTTTGCCGGCGAGACCGATGTGCATTGGTGGGAGTCTGGTCACGGACGACAGATCAATATGCAGTACACCGAGTGGGCGCTTTCGGCTCACGCGGGCACCACGGACGATGGGTCCGAGGTCGCGGGCTGCACCGCATGCCACGATCCGCATAGTGAGGAGGGCCGACCGGCCAACCTCATCGCGGACTCGGACGCCCTGTGCGTAACCTGCCATACGTCGAGCGCAGGCGGCCGTCCTTCGAAAGAGATGTACGAAGGCGCGCCGGTGGTCGATACGGTCCTGCCGTTGATTGGGGTGCACTTCGCGGTCGAGGACGGCCCAACCTGCACGTCGTGCCACATGCCGCAGATTCCGGTCGAAGGCGGCACGCGGACCAGCCACCTGTTTGAGCCGGTGCTGGCATTCGGCGTCGAAGGGCTGCCGGATGCGTGCAGCGATTGTCACGGCACACAGGCTGAACCCGCATTGATCGAACAGCTCATCAACGACGTGCAAGACAGTACGCGCGAACGTCTCGACGCCGCGCGCGCGTTGGTCACGCCGACCACGCCGGAATGGATCGTCGAGGCACTGGACTTTGTCGAGAACGACGGCAGCCTCGGTATGCACAACTATGCCTATGCCGACGCCCTGCTGGATGCCGTGTATGAGGCCCTCGGATTGTATGACACTGATACTGCTGCCGTGACGCCTGCGTCCGGGGCCGGGCAGTAG
- a CDS encoding cytochrome c3 family protein encodes MTTTKRRVIGIVYGIGITLLVTGLYVLASMPAYAQDAPETPAVEQEASPTPVGIYNLEGEPIEPTGDNSYCLVCHIRPWKTVQLKDGSIQNLYVNPDTVAASVHGEDNPLGPLGCVDCHGTDSFPHTGPSPESKRISTLDAVQRCVTCHTENAEELQHGLHEAAILRGNLNAAVCTDCHGSHDVQPVVEERNLVAGVCGTCHVSTLTEWQNSAHVDIGPLGCATCHSPHSQQIRAGDTADELCLNCHNTMPDLWAHQQHASNDYPVGCTDCHMFIPEEQRPENLGLTTAIINAPTAHGMNLTSVPCTTCHEELMVSGAWSRLSGEGEGIRLERDRLAEQLAELQAVHAAEPEVQQESFVPLAQGLILGLGFGVTFAAVFITRGNNRRAAPEPDSPAPEPKPTMSAEPPAPEPSSDEPAPSHSAPAAEKQASPTEEDYEDRS; translated from the coding sequence ATGACGACTACCAAACGTCGAGTCATCGGTATCGTGTACGGCATTGGGATCACGCTGCTCGTGACCGGGCTGTACGTATTGGCTTCAATGCCTGCCTATGCGCAGGATGCGCCTGAGACACCGGCTGTAGAGCAGGAAGCCAGCCCGACGCCAGTGGGGATCTACAACCTCGAAGGCGAGCCAATCGAGCCGACCGGCGACAACAGCTACTGCCTTGTGTGCCATATCAGGCCGTGGAAGACCGTCCAGCTCAAAGACGGGTCGATTCAAAATCTGTACGTGAACCCGGATACGGTCGCTGCGTCCGTACACGGGGAGGACAATCCGCTCGGCCCGCTTGGCTGTGTCGACTGTCACGGGACCGACTCGTTCCCGCACACGGGCCCATCGCCGGAGAGCAAGCGCATCAGCACGCTCGATGCCGTGCAGCGCTGTGTGACGTGCCATACCGAAAATGCGGAAGAGCTGCAGCACGGATTACACGAGGCAGCGATCTTGCGCGGCAACCTGAACGCGGCCGTGTGCACGGACTGCCACGGGTCGCATGACGTCCAGCCCGTGGTCGAGGAACGCAATCTGGTCGCCGGCGTCTGCGGTACGTGCCATGTCTCAACCCTGACGGAATGGCAAAACAGCGCCCATGTCGACATCGGTCCGCTGGGCTGCGCCACGTGCCATTCGCCGCACAGCCAGCAGATTCGCGCGGGTGACACTGCAGACGAGCTGTGCCTCAACTGCCACAACACCATGCCGGATCTATGGGCGCACCAGCAGCATGCCAGCAACGACTACCCGGTCGGCTGCACGGACTGTCACATGTTCATCCCTGAAGAACAACGGCCCGAGAACCTCGGACTGACGACCGCGATCATCAACGCGCCGACAGCGCATGGCATGAACCTGACCTCCGTGCCATGCACGACCTGCCACGAGGAACTGATGGTCAGCGGGGCGTGGTCGCGGCTCTCCGGCGAGGGCGAAGGCATTCGTCTGGAACGCGACCGGCTTGCGGAACAGCTTGCCGAACTACAAGCCGTTCATGCCGCCGAGCCGGAAGTCCAGCAGGAGAGTTTCGTGCCGCTGGCACAGGGCTTGATCCTCGGCCTCGGCTTTGGCGTGACGTTTGCGGCAGTCTTCATCACGCGCGGCAACAATCGCCGTGCCGCCCCCGAGCCGGACTCCCCGGCGCCGGAGCCGAAGCCGACCATGTCGGCCGAGCCGCCTGCGCCCGAACCGTCGTCGGACGAGCCAGCGCCATCACACAGCGCGCCTGCGGCTGAGAAGCAGGCATCCCCCACCGAGGAAGATTATGAGGACCGGTCATGA